One segment of Anser cygnoides isolate HZ-2024a breed goose chromosome 5, Taihu_goose_T2T_genome, whole genome shotgun sequence DNA contains the following:
- the ANKRD9 gene encoding ankyrin repeat domain-containing protein 9 has product MPWSVRWVGGGGAQSQKQCKKSSFAFYQAVRDLLPVWFLEDMRTMEVFHWEDGGKVSLYSPSEALLYALVHDHQPYARHLLTKFPQSALAVPSQSFSCCQASAPHLAMAVRYNRVRVLFRILKAVQGFPPGDRAGHLDRRGCSRVEGGKTALHVACELVRPECLLLLLGHGASPCLPDGAGNTPLDTLLQQLSQAPAVNTRAKLLCLDCLFLFVPQDVPFAMKQQLLDNRQRWQDLLGESRYRCLVGLAPPSLFVGAMRVLIRTISPEHFPEALDDLPLPHFLKPLDLKLES; this is encoded by the coding sequence ATGCCCTGGAGCGTCCGGTGggtcggcggcggcggcgcccagTCGCAGAAGCAGTGCAAGAAATCCTCCTTCGCCTTCTACCAGGCGGTGAGGGACCTGCTGCCCGTGTGGTTCCTGGAGGACATGCGGACCATGGAGGTCTTCCACTGGGAGGACGGCGGCAAGGTGAGCCTCTACTCGCCCTCCGAGGCGCTGCTCTACGCCCTGGTGCACGACCACCAGCCCTACGCCCGGCACCTGCTGACTAAGTTCCCCCAGAGCGCCCTGGCCGTGCCCAGCCAAAgcttcagctgctgccaggcCTCAGCCCCGCACCTGGCCATGGCCGTGCGCTACAACCGGGTCCGCGTCCTCTTCCGCATCCTCAAGGCCGTGCAGGGCTTCCCGCCGGGCGACAGGGCCGGCCACCTGGACCgccggggctgcagccgggTGGAGGGCGGCAAGACGGCCCTGCACGTGGCCTGCGAGCTGGTGCGCCCcgagtgcctgctgctgctgctggggcacggCGCCTCGCCCTGCCTGCCCGACGGCGCCGGGAACACCCCGCTCGAcaccttgctgcagcagctgtccCAGGCGCCGGCGGTCAACACGCGTGCCAAGCTCCTCTGCCTcgactgcctcttcctcttcGTGCCTCAGGACGTGCCGTTCGCcatgaagcagcagctgctggacaACCGGCAGCGCTGGCAGGACCTCTTAGGGGAGAGCAGGTACCGGTGCCTGGTGGGCTTGGCTCCCCCGTCGCTGTTCGTCGGAGCCATGCGCGTCTTGATCAGGACCATTTCTCCCGAGCACTTCCCCGAGGCTCTGGACGATCTGCCCCTGCCACATTTCCTGAAGCCTTTGGACTTGAAGCTGGAGAGCtag